The following proteins come from a genomic window of Candidatus Methanomethylicota archaeon:
- a CDS encoding pyridoxal-phosphate dependent enzyme — translation MLSFSVVCSGCGSVYPADKPINVCSKCGGALLYKYDFSRIGFGRDVFAGRFDSFWKYLEFTPLRSSSDIISLGETFTPIVKLDGDIAYGFHNVSFKDDGRLPTGTFKARGMALAVSVLRSLGVSRVAIPSAGNAAAALSAYGSRAGLEVYTFMPKDAPISTLRECVYMGAR, via the coding sequence ATGTTGAGTTTTAGTGTTGTTTGTAGTGGTTGTGGTTCTGTTTATCCTGCTGATAAACCTATTAATGTTTGCTCTAAGTGTGGTGGCGCTCTACTTTACAAGTATGATTTCTCTAGGATTGGTTTTGGTAGGGATGTTTTTGCTGGTAGGTTTGATAGCTTCTGGAAGTATTTGGAGTTTACGCCTCTAAGGAGTTCCAGTGATATTATTTCTCTTGGTGAAACTTTTACTCCTATCGTTAAGCTTGATGGGGATATTGCATATGGATTCCATAATGTCTCATTTAAGGATGATGGTAGACTCCCCACTGGAACTTTTAAGGCTAGGGGTATGGCCCTCGCAGTCTCAGTTTTGAGGAGTTTGGGCGTCTCAAGGGTTGCAATTCCAAGTGCTGGTAATGCTGCTGCAGCCCTTTCAGCTTATGGTTCTAGGGCTGGTTTGGAGGTTTACACATTCATGCCTAAGGATGCTCCCATAAGCACTTTGAGGGAGTGTGTTTATATGGGTGCTAGGG